AATGTCAAGTTTTTTAACTCCCCGGTTTCTATCCATTCAGCTCAAGTGGCTCAAACACAGGCATTTTTAGGATGACCTTTGCATGCTAGAATACTGCAGGATGATTCTAGAGCTATATATTTGTCTCAATTTCACCTAATAGTTTTTGAAACTAGACTTAAAACGGTGTTAACATTTGATTTAGAACTTTAAAATGCATAGCACAGGAGCAAGTACAACCATATGTCACTTTTCACTGAGACTTGGATCACTTTAATAAATCACTGAAAACAACTCTCCGTGGCTCTGCAGTTTTGAGCTCAGCAGAAGATGCAAGGCAGGGATAGACGACCATTGTTCTAGTCTCCTTTTGTCCAGTGGCCATTGTGCATTGTGTGTTCCTGAGTTCCTGGTTTGCACTATCAGCCTGGGGCACTCCACTCTCTCAAAGATAGTTTGCTAACAGAGCTTTTACTCCATTGCCTCTAATGAAAATCCATACTAAACATTTAGCTCTGTGTGAGAAAGGGGGGAAATTCAATAAGACACATAACACAATTTATAAATTACAGGAAGAACCAATCGAACCAACAGGGCAAATGgagaaatgtttttatgtttatatttgttaattttGCCACATTTTGGGAACCACAGTAACAGCCACAGCTGCGTGGTAAGCGTCAGGCTGAAATCCTATTTTTCTTAGCCAAAATGAAGTGCAGTGCTGTGTTTTTACTCAGTCTTCTTTTCCACACAGATTATCAGTCATGCCGCCAGAGATGTCTCCACTGAGGTATTCCCCAAACTAATGGTCGCTCTTGGACAGCGCCATCGATAGTAAACTAATCTGCAGCCTGCAAGGCACAGGAAACAGATCTAATTAGCACTCATTGAACTATCTTCCAAGGAAACTTTCATCTTTAGACCACTCTGGCAACGGGCCTGAAAGCCAGACTAATGTCACTTACTAGTCCTGGGTTTAATGGCTgactgaaaaacatttaaaagatgGATGGGCAGTCAAATAAGGAAGTCATCTGTGTGGATTGTCTCATTATGTTTACATGTATGGCTATGACAGTTATAGGTACTTTTGAAAACGAATAAAAGTGCTTAAAAAAGGATATTGATGAAGCAATTATTACGAGTTTTTATTGGTAATAAGTTGCTCAGTAAGTAAAATGCCCATGTTTCGTCATCCTGCTGTTAAAGGGaacatctttatatttttatttttatggtaAATGGTAGGCTACATTTCTACTCCTGCTGCCTGCTGCAAAGAAACTAGTAAACTGATATTTGGGCTGATGCTTCCACACTGTGGCTGATGCTACAAAATACACATGTAGAGCTGTAGTTTATTCATTCAGCCACTGGAGGGCGACATCAAACCAATCGCACATCCCGCGAGCTTTGCAGATATCTCGTCGTTTGTTTACAACCTCGGGACTTCCTGCCTCTTCTAGCAGCTTTGTTCATAGTAAGCTAACTGAGTGAATAAACTTCACAAGTCAGCTTTCAAGATGGGATGTGACGGTGGCACGATTCCTAAGAGACACGAGTTGGTGAAAGGGCCCAAAAAAGTCGAGAAGGTGTGTTAcgcttattttttttcctcgcTTTTCAAATGTATAAAAGCGTTGCCAGTTGTttgctagctgttagctagctaacaggctaacagagttaacgttagcttaaagaTATTTGAAAATGCTTGGCGTTAAGTACAATTTACGTATTTTATTTAACGTTACGTATAAAGATATGCTAGCCATTTACCGGCCTTGTCTTGTTAGACGTTATGCAAACGCAGTTGGGTCGGCTAACTACTCCTTAGCTtgctagttagctaacgttagcttcgtaACATAGTACAGCTAACCtacgctaatgttagctcagtCGCCTTACAGTGAAGAAGAAGCCCAGTAACGTCTATTATATGTGTCTGGTGTACTCCTACATTATGTTAACTGTTGATGTGTCCAGGTTGATAAAAATGCGGAGTTGGCTGCCAAGTGGAAATACTGTGCCTTGAGCCAGGAGAAACTCAGACGCCCCATTGTCGCCTGTGATCTGGGAAGGTGAGAGTTTGCCCACTGTTTGTACATCTTTAATCAGGCAAAGTTAGCTGCTAAAGGGATCTATAATGTGACACTAAATTAACATATTGTCTTCGTGGCATAGATTTGAGCTTGTCATGACCAGTTGAGCCCATCCATCCAGTTACCAACTTATTGCAGCACACTATGTTCTTAAAGTCTTCTCCATAATATGTTTCAGGCTGTATAACAAAGATGCTATCATTGAATACCTCCTGGATAAGACTGCTGAGAGACCCAATGCTGAGGCAGTAGCTCACATCCGTGGGATCAAGGTATGTTGCAGGGCTGCaattaacaattattttcattgtcgactaatctgtcgattatttattcgattagtcgactaatcgttttatcgaaaaatgtggtaaaatgttgaaaaatgtcggtctgtctctcccaaacccccaaattatgtcatctaatgtcttgtttcgtactcacaccaaagggttttagttcaccgtcacaggggagtgtgtaaagctgccaatatttgaacgtaagaagctgccaataagagtattttgggtacttttatagtacttttctatgaaaaatgactcaaaccgatgaGTCGACTACttaaatagtcaccgattattttaatagtggattagtcattgattattcgactaatcgttgcagccctagtgtgTTGGCATTGATGTTTACTGCTCCTATTAAAACACAGATATTTCcagtgctgctctgctctgtgtaactgtgtctgattttatttgtgttgCTACTTGTGTGCATTTGTATGTGATGTCACATTTGAATTTTGCATGTTTCTCTGTCTATGCCCTGTGCAGGATATAAAGGAGCTTAACTTGACTGATAATCcagagtgggagggagagaggaggaatacTAAAGGAGACAGATATGAGGACATCCACTGCGGAATGTTCATTTGCCCTGTTGTTGGGTTGGAGATGAATGGCAAGCACAGGTAACAAACAACAAGTAAATGGTCCACAACCTTGAAATGATAAAGAGGCTGGTGCTTTTATTGCGCTAATTGTAATGCATCAAGTATCATCAGAAAAGGTTCTCCATTTGATGTAAAGATCAACTCAGTGCATCCAGATTAGTTTAGTACTTACCAGGTGAGACTTTAAAGATGTAGATTGTTagattttgtaatattcagtGTTGATCACAATGTGCTATTAAACCTAATATGTGTTGTAAAAACTTTTGGCAGAACTCAGTTGTTCTCATCactggaattaaaaaaaaaaaaaaatccacctgaCACACTTGTATTCACAATTCACTGTCTGCAGGAAATGGCACGAAAGGTACAAGATTTCACTTTCAAATGCttaatgtttccattttcaggTTCTGTTACCTGCAGACCTGTGGCTGCGTCTTTTCTGACAGGGCTCTGAAGGAGGTCAAGACAGAAATCTGCCACAAGGTGAGaaatatttcctctttttttttctcagctacTCTGTTCCAACTTTCTTTGATACACCATGGTTTGCCACTTATGAttgcatttattaattttactAATAGATGTTTAATCTTCCCGTCCACTAAACCTCTCCATCTTTGAACAATCGATGTCTGGCAGTGATTCTGCTTCTCACACACAGATATCTCTCACTGCTAATGCTTGGTAAATAAGCAGCATTGTTATCAATGTAGATAACACACTAGCAGTCTGGCTTTGGCAAGGTTCCAGATGCACAATCTGTTGCTCAGATGGATAAGATTGAGTGTCATGTATATGAAGTATAATGTTTTAAAGTTCCCATGGGAGGTTTTGAAATCTGAAAACAGTGTATGCTAGTACGCTGTACACTAGTTGAATAAATTGTGTTAGGTATCCAGAAACTTGGGGTAgctagaaataaaaacatagtttgTGCACTGTTTACACCTTCCCCAGTTTTATTTACACTACTTAAGGGATTTAGAAGACTAGAAATACTCAaaattataaagaaaaaaagtgaggAACAGCACATATCAGAAAACCTGAGGAGATGGCCTGTCACTCTAAAGTCTGAAGTTTATAATTATGCAGATGGCTTACAGGTTTGTGTTGAAAATAGATGGATATCTTAACAGTTTTCTGTAATTACAGTTTTATGGATAATCCAAAATGACAGCCAGTTGGGTTaaacaatgtcacagtgaaagaaagtaacaataataaacaacaacatcGCATTTCTGAAGACTTTTAACCTCAGTTATCCTAACATATCCTTTACAATATATTGGGCTCAACAAAACAACAGCGGCAGCATTAACAAAAATGTGACTAGCAATAGttctaaaaatagttttgtttatttgttgcaTCTGCTGATGAATTGTCTGCACATACTGTATCTGTTGCAAATCCCTTTGTAGACCAATGGGAAGCAGAACCTTCCCAGTCTAACCTGAGATGTGTGATTGTCTTTCATGTTTGgacacattttaattaattaattcctCTTTTCTGTAAGTAGttttggttttttgttttggacaTTATTTCTTTCGTTGTTCAAAGCAGAAAATTGTGGTCACAGACCCAGCTAACCTGAGGACGTCACTCTCTTTCGTCCAGTATCTATTGGCATCTTTAGGGTTTaccctttcttctttttctgtaaCTGTTCCTCTTTATGAGCGGGTTCTGACAATGAACCAAATGGAGCCACATGGGAGGCAGAGGCCAGCCTATGAACAAAGTGGAGTCCTGACCTGATTTAAGTAACTTTAAAACTATGATAGTAATTTCTCATGCACAGGCTATTATGAGGCTGCAGACAGCAGATTATATCCAGCCACTGTTATTGTTTCCGTGGAGGTGAAAGCATCTTGGCACAGAGCGCTTGTTTGACTTTGCCAGAAATAGGGCCTGAAACTTTAGGAAAAGATACAGAGCATCTTGTGGGAAACTGACGCTGTCTGCAGATATTTTTCCTTAGATAGACTTATGAAGCAACacacaggattttttttgtatttatagcCAGTGACATTTAGGTGGACTTGACATGCTCTTTACTTGGGCTCACATTTGGCTGGCATAGTGTGGACTGTTGTAGGCAAATTTGATGAATATGTCAGAATGTAGTTATAGGACTTCACATTTCCAAGCAAAAAGCACACAAAAAGCAGAATTAAATTATGATTATATATAGCTCATACAATAAACATGTCACAAATGTTGGACAAGTGCTGTGGATACATCTTTGCATAGCATCTCTCCTAGTTATGTGAAGCAAAAAATGACACACTTAATTGTAAACCACTGGGCAGTCCTAGGCCGAAGTTGTCTGTAAGGGTTCAGATTCAAGGTCATAGCTGggcttctgtctctctttatccctcttcctcttttcttgaAGGTGAAGTCTGCTTTATTCCCATGCAGTTGACAATCCCTCACAGTGGACAACTTCTTTCATCCTTTGCCTGTACCTTTAAGCAGCATGCCCACACTTATACCTGATGTATAATTGTGGGGGcaaataaaaattacaaaaatagttgtgatgctgtcacaGATTTGGGGCATATTATTATGAgcactcagtgtttcccatagaATTAGCACCTATTTGTAATGGTAGGTTAGTGTGCcccaacacaacacaacacaacaggatGTCATCACTGCTTGCCATATTTTGTCACTTTGGCTGAAACCCTGCAGCAGTGGTTAACATCTGACGCTGAGCTATTAACCTCACACTGTGTGGCTTGACTCTGTTTGGTAATGTTGGCTTTGTGATACCAACGTATAgccttgtcactgtgtgtgtttgtgtgtatgtgtgtgtgactctgtacCTGGCATGGAGCTCCAGTCCTGCAGCACTAGTCTCGtgataaacacagagagagaggggtaggGGATCTGAGCAAATAAATATGCTGCACGCAACTCTGCAATTAAATAAGATTTTACCCCTTGTCAATGGTCAGATTTGCAGTAAAGTTTAGGTGATGGGACAAAATCGCAAGGTGGCACAGAATTCATGAGGAGTGGCTGAGTTTGTGATAATTGTTACAGTCTCAACATTACAAAAAGGGAaaagggagtttttttttatcattatttatttgtttataccCACTACTCTCTaatacataaaaaagaaaaaaaggtaatcaacaagtttttgtttctttccagCTCTCTTTATTAGTTCTTACACAGAAATTAACAGCATTCACAAAAACAGTCGAGGAAACAGGATTCTGTAATGCCTATAATAACCCCCATCTCACTCCTATCAATTTTCCTGGATCCCACTACCGTCTACCTTCCAGGATGTTTGGGTCTCTGTCACCCACCCATGaaaaacaatcacacacacgcagaacAAAGACAAATTGGAACCATGCCAAATGACAACAACAgatgaaacagaacaaaacaacacaaaaaggggcagctcagtttatttttatgaGTTACATCACTGATAGTCAGTGAGTCAATAAGGTTGCCAAATTTTATAGAAAGTCATAAGGGATCCTCTCAGAGAGAATCTGATCCTCCCACGTCCAATGCACTGCAGCACTTCATGAATCCATCTGTTATGAGTAGGAAGGGAGGAGTGCGTCCATTTAAGGAGAATGAGTCTCCTAGCGAGTAAGGTCGTTAAAGCAAGGACTTGTTGTGCAGTCTTGTGCATACTGGACGCGGAGGAGATTCTGAAGAGGGCAGCAAGGGGGTCTAGATCTACTGTTTTCCCCAGTACATTACTAATTATCTCAAATATAGCAGCCCAATTGTGATAATCGTGTGCATGACAGGAACATGTGTACATAGTCAGCAGGTTAACTTTTACACCTATTGCAAGAATCAGTGCTGTCTGCGTATATAACCAAGTGTTCTTTAACTGGACTACACACTAAACGACAATAAGTTAAACAATattaatcaaaatattaaattaaattaaacagtaGGAAATGCATTATCAGTTGTTTATGTAATACTTTACAGTGTAGTTGTCTCACA
This region of Epinephelus fuscoguttatus linkage group LG1, E.fuscoguttatus.final_Chr_v1 genomic DNA includes:
- the rtf2 gene encoding replication termination factor 2, which produces MGCDGGTIPKRHELVKGPKKVEKVDKNAELAAKWKYCALSQEKLRRPIVACDLGRLYNKDAIIEYLLDKTAERPNAEAVAHIRGIKDIKELNLTDNPEWEGERRNTKGDRYEDIHCGMFICPVVGLEMNGKHRFCYLQTCGCVFSDRALKEVKTEICHKCGDAFKVEDIVVLNGTKEEVEKLREKMEERRTKTKTKKSKKSKAAETVSTASESKDTTQPPEVDVARSSLQNGGESSQSAVAGSSGSSSSSKGTKSSTSSATATKRSIQEMTEKSEAFKSLFTTHSSAKRTKDQTSNWVTHTPYHF